Genomic window (Pleurodeles waltl isolate 20211129_DDA chromosome 2_2, aPleWal1.hap1.20221129, whole genome shotgun sequence):
ggcaataccccaataggaggtgagtaaacacactattatatacacataagaagtcagtgattagcatggaaagcaatagcaaatagtaaaacaatagaaaatagtgaagacCCTAGTGGGAGACCAAACCACATACTacctaagtggaatgcgaaagaaagtcccccacccaaggaactggaatctgtagaggggagccggaggaactaggaaccccaaaacatAAGTACaagggtgccccccagcgaccaggagagaagaggtaagcacCTGGTTTTCCCCAAGCCCACAgataaactttggaaaaggactgtgcaagaccaacGCAAGCCTGGACAAAactaaaggtggatcctgacataagaggacctgcaaacgaaggggaccaagtccagttcgagttggagtgtgcagttgtggcaggagccactacccacccttcgggAGAtgtaggaccaggtcgacagtgaggacagggagtcagctgtgcagcactggagcaggagcagagttccagaagtgatgcaagctgTGCCAtgatggaagaagagttgcagtcagatagttgtgttggaaaaccaccaacaagccttggcaaaggcaaaagacgcagatgaagagttgcagagctgccggggaccagcaagatccagggggGCTCAACAcaaggaggggagtccaaggtgaccctcagcagcgaTGAGAGTTGGAAGATGAGGATGCAGCCCCTCAAGGCAACTCACAGGCAACAGGCGCAggggtcgcagtgaggcccactcagtacACCTGGAGAGAAgacccacatcgctggagcagcaggaaggagactgtgcgtcgcagggaagagtgctggaggccggggctacaagtaacctgaagatcccttggaggagaaacaaacaagccttcgtagctgcaagagttgcagtgcacaggggtactgtcctgcaaggagaggcaaggcctTACCAtcgcccaagttggacagctggtagaggggaccagggggaccactccagaccaccacatgtaatgcaggatccatgcagttctggagTAGAGAGGATacacgcagccggttgttgttgccgttggtgcctgcggatgcaggggagggactccttcattccaagggagatttcttcttgcttcatgtgcaggctgaagactcgtcgtcctcagaggatgcacagccagggaaatgttgcagttgctggtaggagccagagaaacaatgttgcaaagcggagtcgttactggagttgcagattgccggttcctggagggtccagttgcagtcctggtggtcagaaaatgaagtaaacaatgcagaagagtcctgctggaatcttgcatgttgaatctgaaaaCGCACCCTTGAGGGAGACCCTATGTAGCCTAagaaggggggttggtcacctagcagggtgaccacctatcaggaggtggctgtgacgtcacctgcctgacctggccactcagatgctcccaggggcctttgcccaccttggattcaaaatggcataatcaagtggccacatggaggagctctgggcaccacccctggggtgatgatggacagggaggtggtaactcccctttccattgtccagttttgtgccagagcagggacctggggttgctgggctggtgcaaaccggtttatgtaaggctgtcaccaaatgtgcccttcaaagcataccggtggcttggggaggctacccctcccaagccatgtaacacctgtttccaaagggagagggtgttgcctccctctcccaaaggagattctttgttctgccttcctctgctcgaggtggctaagcagcaggagggcagaaacctgtctgtgggatggcagcagcacaggctcctcagataaccccagaagactggtaggagcattgctgggggtcctctgaggagcccccagagtgcatggaatcatacaaccaatactggcatcagtattggaatatgattccaacatgtttgataccaaatatgcccaggttcggagttaccattatgtagctggacacagtgaccagtgtccagtacacgggtgaaatggcttccccgtacttacgaagtctaggaaaatagagctggagttcgtaggagcacctctgcccatgcaggggtgccctcacacacagacacctgcaccttgccatctgggctaggaggtcCTGCCATAGCGGTAACTTACAGTGCTCTGGTGcaatgacctgtggtgaaagggtgcatgcaccttttcatgcaggatgcaatggcaggcctgcagacacattttgcgtgggctcccatgagtggcacaatacatgctgcaccccatggggaacccctggtgccccaatgcccggggtatctaggtaccatatactagggacttgaatGAGGAaaccagtattccaattgtggggtgtgctaagttttaagcaactaaatttagagggagagaacacagtcactggggccctggttagcaggatcccagtgaacacagtcaaaacacactgacagcaggcaaaaagtaggattaaccatgccaaaaagagggtactttcctacacctgttaaaaaaaaaaaaaaaactctaaagctGGTGTGCTCCTGCTGTAAGTGATGCGATTTCTCAAGGCGTCTATGCTGCCTTTATTTGTGTTTTAAACAAAGTATCTTTGAACATATCTGTTTGGGTGATAGATTTTCATTTTAATATCTTCCGAGTATAGTACCTTCAGAAGTGTGGTATaacaacatttctaaaaactaactAATGAAGCAAGGAAAATCACCAGTCATCATAAATACTAAAATATGCCTGCAGAATTCATTTTATGATGAGAATTAACACGGCGTCGCAAATGCAgactgcacaagttatagttagaaatCAAGGAAAGCCTGAAAAGATTTTGGGATATCAAATACAATCTGACCTTTTTTCCTTTAGCAAAAGCGCACTAATTTAAAATGAAATattcctaaaaataaataaatccagaaGTGCTGTAAAACAGCTCAGTCTACTAGCAGGGGTGACTGTGCTGTCTTTGTAATGAGAAATACAATCAGTCCCTTTCCCTGCAGCAAAAGCAAGCTAATTTTCAGCAAAACATACTCCACAAGCAGTGCTCTCACTATAAAACAACCCGTTCTGGTAACTAAGGCGCCTCTGCTGACTTTGCTTTTTGtgtaataacaaaaataaatgaataaaggtAAAAACATAACCGAGGGGCAGTGAAAAAATCACTAAAAAGGTAAACAAATACAATGCAGGATGTTTCCGCCCTTTAGTAAAGATATAAATGGAAGCCATAACACAAAGGTGGCcaagcaaacaaaagaaaaaagtagtgcccataaaacaaataaaacagtggAAGGGCACAGGTGCTCTGTGGGAGGTTACAACACACAAAAAAGGGCAATCCAGCACATGCTGACCACAAAAGTAAGGATTTAAAAGTGGCATTCAGCACAACAAATGAAAAACAAGCAGGCTGTAAGCCCACTAactgtaaacaaaatgtctcaaaGAGGCGGCGCATGtgctgtataggcgagacctaaaaactaCTAGCACTGAAGAGAGTATTTATCGTGTACCATCTTCCTTCCAAAAAACATGTACAGGCACATCTTGTTACGCATTTCTACAATGCGTCAGTTTGGACGCCACCAAATGGTCAGCAGAATGTGATTGGTAGCGATGCAATGCAGACATCTTGATCAGGATCAATCGTCTAGATGGGCAACCAAAGCACAACACACGTCAATAGAGGTAATAGTGACCACTCATATGAAGTGGAACATGGACCCACTGATGACAGAGAAAGTCAGTGATTCTCCACTTGAAAACCCAGGTGCGGAGCCCATCTTGACAGCCCACTTATACACGTCACACAAGGAGTAAAATACATCCTACAGTTAGGGCATTTTATGTTAGGTTCTGCTTTAAAGTTAACTACAGATGCTCTTTTATATGGTGTCTCATTACTAAAATTGCATAAAGTTGTTACCACAATCCAAACATTAGTACAGTTTCTCTCCAGTATGGATTCTCTGATGATTCACTAGATCTGAATTTGAGTAAAGTGATAATGGCACTGTGGTCATTGGTACAGTTTCTCCCCAGTATGGATTCTCTGATGTTTCACTAGAGATGACCACTGGGCAAGCCTTTTATGGCACTCTGTACActcatatggtttctccccagtatgGAGTCGCTGATGATTTACTAGAACGGCCATCCGATTGAAACTTTTATGGCACTCTGTACAAGAGTATGGTTTCTCTCCATTATGGATTATGTGATGCTTTATCAGACCAGACCTGCAAGTGAAGCTTTTCTTACACTCTGTACACTGGTAAGGTTTCTCCCCGGTATGGATTTTCTGATGTGTGGAGAGATTTGAGATCTGGGTAAAGCTTTTTCCACATTCACGACAACTGTATGGTTTCTCTCCAGTATGGATTCTCTGATGGGTCACCAGATGAGATCTCATAGGGAAGCTTCTCTCACACTCTGTACACTGGTACGGTTTCTCCCCAGTATGGATCTTCTGATGATTTAAGAAAGTTGCCCTTTGAGTGAAGCATTTTCCACATTCATGACACTTGTACGGCTTCTCCCCAGTATGGATTCTTTGATGCTTTACCAGATCAGAACTGCAAGTGAAACTTTTGCCACATTCTGCACACTGGTACGGTTTCTCCCCAGTATGGATCCTTTGATGTATATATAGACAGGAGTTTCGCATGAAGCTTTTGTCACATTCTGTACACTGATATGGTCTCTCAAGAGTATGGATCTTCTGATGCTGGCATAGAACTGCCCTCCGAGTGAATATTTTTTCACACTCTGTGCACTTGTATGATTTTGATGTTCTGCAGATGATTTGATGTGTGTACAAATTTGAGTTGTGTGTGAACGGATTAACTAGCTCCATATAGTGCTCAAGTTCCtctgcaaccccccccccaaaaaatccagtgATGTACATACAGATCCAACCTCCCAAACGAAACTTTTTCTCACATTCCTTGATATGGTAGAAAACTTCATCTGCTACTTCTTCTTCTGTTGGTGCTGCTGCAAAGTTGACAAGAGGTGCAGTGCTGGAGGGTCAGTTCATCAGCAAACTTTGAGGCTGTGAAGGAGAAATAATTACTTGTAAATAACACAtgtgggtagtaagggtgaaaagaTGCCGCACATCTAAGCAGTAAAACAATGGTATTGAGACAAGTATCCAAGTAAGCATGGAATCTGGTGCAACCTGgccaagtgccttactacccagtaggcacaaaaaCAAGGGTAACAGAATACCCCAGGACAAATTTATGCaagcaggccacagcacacagaatgtaaagttcaatagtgttgcagggatagGTAGCCCTGGTAGTGTGTTGTTGGAGTGAAATAGTTGAATGGAGTCTCGGGTCTGGTTTGCAGAAGATGACTTTATTTGTAGAAGCTAGAAATCAGAGTGCCATCaatgagatacagccaacacgtgtttcgt
Coding sequences:
- the LOC138278751 gene encoding zinc finger protein 436-like, whose translation is MELVNPFTHNSNLYTHQIICRTSKSYKCTECEKIFTRRAVLCQHQKIHTLERPYQCTECDKSFMRNSCLYIHQRIHTGEKPYQCAECGKSFTCSSDLVKHQRIHTGEKPYKCHECGKCFTQRATFLNHQKIHTGEKPYQCTECERSFPMRSHLVTHQRIHTGEKPYSCRECGKSFTQISNLSTHQKIHTGEKPYQCTECKKSFTCRSGLIKHHIIHNGEKPYSCTECHKSFNRMAVLVNHQRLHTGEKPYECTECHKRLAQWSSLVKHQRIHTGEKLYQ